From the genome of Motilibacter aurantiacus, one region includes:
- a CDS encoding DUF7455 domain-containing protein, with product MTTALATHAALTAADRCDRCGAQAYVRVTLESGGELLFCAHHGREHATKLREIASDIQDETGRLERTTPTAPADER from the coding sequence GTGACCACTGCCCTTGCCACCCACGCTGCCCTCACCGCGGCCGACCGTTGTGACCGCTGCGGCGCCCAGGCGTACGTCCGGGTGACGCTCGAGTCCGGCGGCGAGCTGCTCTTCTGTGCGCACCACGGCCGGGAGCACGCGACCAAGCTCCGGGAGATCGCCTCCGACATCCAGGACGAGACCGGTCGCCTCGAGCGCACGACGCCCACCGCGCCCGCGGACGAGCGCTGA